The sequence CCGTGGATCTTTCTGGCTGATGGCCACATCCACCAACCCGGGAAGATCACGAAACTTTGCTTGCAGCCGCCGGGCAAAATCCATCACCTGGTCCATCTCACTGCCCTGAACCTCCAGGGAAATGGGCTTTTTATTCCCCATGAGGATGGCGGTCACCGGGTCCCTGACCGTTACCTTGAGCTTGGTAATCCCGGGTATCTGTTCAATGCGCCGGCGAATAAGCATGGCAACTTCCTTGACGCTGCGTTGCCGCTGGTCGCGATCCACCAGTTTCACCCCCACCTGGCCCACATTGGCCCCTTCATCAAAGCCCAGGGCCACCCCTTTACCGGTTTCCGTCTGGCCGTTGAAAGCATATGAGTGGCGGAATTCTCCCGGCTTGACAATGGTATTGACATCCTTGAGAATTGAAGCAACAATCCGGCTGGTTTCTTCGATCCTGGTGCCTTCCGCCAGCCGCAGATCAATGCTCATGGCCCCGGAATCCACCGCCGGCAAAAAGGAGGTAGACAAAAACGGAATCAGGGAAAGGCTGCTGACAAAAACGGCAACCGCCAGCAAAAAAACTGTTTTTCGATGACTCAGGGACCAGCCAAGCAGCCCGCCATAGCCGTCCTCCAGCGACTGAAAACCTTTTTCACTCCAGCGGTAAAAGACCGCCATCCGTCCTCTACCGCAGTTCTTGCTATCTCTCCTGATCCAGCGGGAGGCCAGCATGGGCGTCAGGCTGAGAGCGGTAAACAGGGAGGCCAGAAGGGTTATAACAATAACAAAACCAAGCTGTTTAAACATGATCCCGGCCAGGCCGGTCAGAAACATCAGCGGAACGAAAACCACCACTGTGGTCATGGTTGAAGCCGTAATTGCCAGGCCCATTTCCCCGGCTCCGGATACCGCGGCTGCAGCCAGCGATTCTCCCTGTTCACGGTGGCGGATAATATTTTCCAGCACCACCACGCCGTTATCAACCACCATCCCCGCAGCAATAGCCAGGGACATGAGTGAAACCAGATTAATGGTATAGCCAAACAGGTAGAGAAAAATGAATGAAATCACCAGGGAACCGGGAATAGCCAGGGCAATGATCAGGGAAGCCCGGAAACGGCGCAGAAAAACCAGGGTCACCAGAATCACCAGGACAATTCCCCAGTAAAGCGACAGACGCAGATTCCTGATGGAGCTGATGATATCCTCGGCGTTGTCCAGGACAATATTAATCTTCACATCAGCCGGAAGCCCCGGGCGGATGCGATCCAGCTTTTCCTTGACCATCCGGCTGACTTCCACCGTATTTTTGCCGGTCTGTTTCTGCAATAAAAGCACAATTGCCTGTTTACCATCCCCCCAGCCATTGAGTTTCATCGGTTTAAAGGCGTCTTCAACCGTGGCCACATCCCGTAGATAGACCGGCAGGCCACGGAAATAACCAATAACCGTGGCCCGGATTTCCTCCATGTTCCTATAGCGTCCGGGAACCCGGAGAAAATATTCCCGGGAACCACTTTTAATATTGCCTGAAGGAATATTGAGATTTTCACTGGCCAGCACCCGGTTGACAGCGGCCAGGGAGAGATGGTAGCCTTCGATTTTAGCCAGGTCAAAATAGACATTTATCCGGCGCCGCCGGCCGCCATAGAGCTGGATTGCTCCCACTCCCGGCACCCGGCGCAGCTCATCGGCAATCCCTTTATCCACCAGGCGGTACAAACGCGGCAGATTCTGTTCAGCGCTGATGGTCAGAAACATGATCGGCGCGGTGGCACTGCTGAATTTGTAGAGCATGGGCGGCTCGATATCATCCGGCAGATCACGTTTGGCCAGCTCCAGCTTGTCACGGATGTCATTGGTGGCCACATCCAGGCTGGTACCCCAGTCAAATTTGCAGACCACCACCGAAAGATTATCTAAAGATTTAGAGGTCATTGTGTCAAGGTTGCTGACCACATTGACTTCATCTTCGATTTCCTTGCTGACTTCAGTTTCCACGTCGGAAGCACTGGCCCCGGGCCAGGTAGTAAGAATGGAAACCACCGGCGGGGTAATATCGGGAAAAATATCAAGATTTATCCGCAGCAGCGAAAACATACCGATAATCAGGATGGCAGCAAACAACATGGTGATGGCCACCGGCTGTCTAACGGAAAATTGCGGCAGTTTCATTGCTGTTGCTCCTTTGGTCGCGTTTGACCATTGACCAAATGCACGGGCATAGCATCCTGCAGGCGATTCTGTCCTTTAACCACCACCAATTCTCCCGGATGCAAACCATCAACCACCGCTACCAATTCTCCCTGCCGCAACCCGACCTTGATATTACGATGACTGGCGCGGTCATTTTCAATGATAAAAACATAGTAGCTGCCGCTGCCCGGCAGGCGATTGAGGGCCTCTCGGGGAATGGCAAGAACATTCTGACGCCCCAGGTACAGCTTTACCTGGGCATACATGCCGGAACGCAGCAGATAGCCATCGTTTGCCGCCTGCAGTTCCAGTTTAACGGTCCTGGTTGTTGGATCAAACACCGGATTCATTTTTACCAGGGAAGCGTGAAAAAGCTTTTGCGGGTAGGCAGCCACCTTAAATTCCGCCCGCATCCCCAGGCGCAGCCGGGAGAAATCCGTTTCCGGTGCCGCCAGTTCAATTTTCATCAGTGATTCGTCGGCAAGACGCAGAATTGGTTTCTTGGTATCAGAAAGGTTGCCCGGATCAAAAAAACGATCAGCGACCACCCCATCTATTTCTGCTTTAATAGAATGATCATCAAGCATAACCTGAATTTCACGATGGGCGGCTTTCGCCTCCTTCAGGGCGGCGGCCGCGGTTTTGTATTGAGCAGAAATCCGATCAAGCTGCTGGCGGGGCGCCGCTTTATGCGCAAAAAGGAACTCCAGGCGTTGGCGATCTTTTTGCAGCAGTTCCAACCGGCTGCGGGCCGCGTCCATGGCGGCGATTGACCGCTCAAACCGGGCCTTAACCAGAGAGGCATCAAGGACAATCAACAACTGCCCCTTTTCAACCCGGTCGCCTTTATCAACCATGATTTTCTCGATGACTCTGCCGGCTATTTTGGGAAAAACATAAACATCAACCCGGGAACGCAGATCGCCGCTGGTTTCCAGCAGCCGTTCCATCTGGGTTTCTTCCACCTTGACCACGGCTACCGGTACCGGAGTCACCGTCTTTACTGCCGTTGTCTTTTCTCTTTGACTGCGGCGGTAATTATAAAAAGCCAGGGCTAAAAAGCCCACGGCAATAAGTATCACTATCCAGCTTACCAACCGTCCCTTGCCGGTTTTTTGCTCAGCCATTGTCAGCCTCCTTCGCCGAATCGGCCATTCCTTTTATCTCGATATTGGCCCTTTCACCTACCGCCTGCTCCAATTCAGCCCGGGAAATCATAAAGCCATACAGGGCACCGTAATAGCTGTTTTCCGCCTGGCTCAGGAAAGTGGAGGCATCCAGCACCAGAGTCGAAGTAGCCACCTGCTGCTGGTATTGCAGGTTTGCAATCCGATAATTCTCCCGGGCCTGTTCCACCGCTCCGACAGCGGTTTTGACATTTTTAGCCGCCACCCGCAGGCGATTGAAGGCCATTTTTACTTCCAGACGGACGGTGTTGCTCATATTTTCGATTCTATGCTTCAGGGCTTCACGCTCATGAAGACGCTGTCTGACTTCCGCCGAGGTTTTTCCCCACTCAAAAAAGGTCCAGTCCGCCTGCACCCCGATGGCCGCCGTATCACTGTTGCGATAATCATTTTCGCTGGCCGTTATATTTTTGCCGTTCTGTTCATAGCGGCCCACCAGGGAAACTTTCGGGTAGTACTGGCTGCGGGCCAGGGTAATTGCCAGCTCGGCCTGTTCGAACGCCACCTGCAAAAAACGTAATACCGGCCGCCGAGCCATAGCCTGAGCGCAGAGTGCCGGCAGATTTTCATTAACCGCCGGCTTAATATCCGGCTCAACAATCTCAATTGCCGCCGAGATATCCTGATTCATCAATACATTGAGGGCAGCACCGGCCAGATCCACCTCACTTTCAACCTGCACCAGCCGCTGCCTCGCCTGGGAAAGCGCTACCTGAGATTGCAGCAGGTCGTTGTAGGCAATAATGCCCTGAGCATACAGATATTCGGCATCTCTAACATGGGCAACAAGGTTTTTTACCTCCTTGTTGGCCACTTCCAGCTGCCGCCGGGCAAGCAGGATGCGGGCGTACGCCACTTTTGTCTTTTTGATCAGCTCAAGGATCAACTGTTCTTTTTCCAATTCCCGGCCGGAGATCTCCAGTTCGGCAATTTTACGCCGGGTGGTCAAAGCCAGCCCGGTAAACAACGGCTGCACCGCGGTAATATTCCAGGTATAATCATCATCGTCGCCGATCATGATTTTCCCAGCCGGCCCGAAAAAACCGTATGGCTGATTGTGAAGACGATAATAGGAATACGAGGAAGACAATTTGGGAAACAGATCGGCCCGGGCACTGCGCTCACCGGCTTCGGCCTGATAATTTCTTTCCAGCGCCGCGCTGATCAGCGGATTATTTGCCAACACCCGGTCAATGACCTGTTCGAGGTTGAAAGTTGCAGTCCTTTGAACCGCGGATGTTCGCTCAGCAGCCACAGCCGGCAAAACCAGCCAGCCTGTCAAGCCTGATATCAACAGGGCCAAGCATAAAACATATTTTATTCTCATGGATAACCCTCCCACCTCACGATTTAACGTAATCGGCAACCAGGATATTATGAAAAAACATTTCATCTATCATCTTGAGACTTTTCTCATAGGGATATTTTTGGGAATCATCAAGCCAGGCAAAAAGAAAGGTACAAGCCAGGCTGTCAAGGGAACGGGCCAGATAATCAGGATCCAGGGAGCGAAAAATACCGTTTTCAATGCCGCTGGCAAACACTTTGCTTAACCATTCCAGTATCTGGTCATATTGAGACATCACTTCTTCATCCAATCCGACACGCAGATTGAACCTTGCTCCCCGGGTTTCAACAAAATAAAGACTGACGGCTTGAGTGTTGGCCATAAATATCTCACCGCCAATTTTTAAATAGTTAACAAGCCGTTCATATTCATCCTCACCCTGGGTTAAAGCATGGGCCAGGGCGGCACTGAACTTTTCACTGAGATCAAGAATAATCGCCCGGTATAATTCCTCCTTATTATTAAAAAATTTATAGAGAGTGCCAACAGCAAATTCAGCTCCATGGGCAATATCCTGCATGGATACCTGGTGATAACCCCGGGCGGAAAAAAGTTCCAGCGCCGCAGCCATAATTTCCTGTCGCTGGCGGTCTTTGTATTCCTGCCGTCTGGCTGTCCTTTTTTCTTTCATCCCCTGCTCCGCATCTGAAGGAAACTAACATTGGTGAAAAACCCGCGATGACCATGCTCCACTTTATTATCGGTAATTATTTCATAAAAGTGAAGTACAATTCACTTTTCATATAGATTATTCACTTTCTGTCAAGCAATAATTTTTACAAAGATTTTAGCCAACGGTTTTTGCTATCACAGAAATTACAATATATTCTTGACATATATTTATAATATATTATAATAAAGCGTTTTAAATTATGAAGAGAAATAAATGGAAATGAATCAGTCATCCGCTGGAAATTCCCTGGCCGATATAGCCTATGGACATCTTTATCGACATATTATCAGTCTTGACTACCCACCTGGAACGGGTCTGGAAGAAAAGAAACTGATGGAGGAGTTAAAACTGGGCCGAACGCCAATTCGAGAAGCCCTGTTGCGCCTGGCGGCCGAACGTCTGCTGACGGCCATCCCCGGCAAAGGTTTTGTGGTCAGGCAGCTGACCCTCCAGGCAACCAGGGCAGTTTTTACCGCCCTAAAGGTCCTTGAGCTGGGGATTGCCGAGATTGCAGTCCAACAGCGCACAGATCGACATCTGGAAACATTGAAAGCGGCTAATCAACGGGTCAAAAAAGCTGTGGAGCAGCGGGTTGTCCTGGCCCTCGTTGAATCAAATCACGACTTTCATATGGCCTATGCCGCCTGTACTGACAATGAATACTTGACCAGGAGCCTGCATGAAATACGGGCTGAAGGCAATCGGCTGGCCTATTTGTCCTACCGTAACCGAATCGATCCGTTGACTACGCTGGCGCAACATTATGAAAATGTCATCAGCCAACATGACGAAATTATCAAAGCGTTGGAGAACAGGAACGCGGTACAGCTGCAAGAGGTGATATATGAACATATCCAGATTTTCCGTAAACGCATCATTGACTACATGACCGCTGAGTAGAGATAATCGGATTTACAAGGGGACACCATTAAAACATTGCTGCAAGACAGGAAAAGATTATAAAAATAGTGCTGCATCATGTTTTGCCATTGAAGTAAAAATGGTGTCTCCACTATGGGGCAAAATATCAGGGTGTTTCCTGAAAACAACCTCAATTTCCAACAACACAAGGAGGGTAAAATGAAAAGAATGTTAGTATGGGGGATAGCACTTTTACTGCTGGTCATCGCACCTTTGCATGAAGCGGCAGCCAAAACCGTATGGCACATGCATCTTAATTATCCGGCAGGAAATTTCCATTCCCAGGGAGCCCAGCGTTTTGCCGACCGGGTCAAGGCGGCCACCGGCGGCGAGCTGGAAATCGTTCTTCATCCTGGCGCTTCCCTCGGCTTCAAAGGCCCGGAACTGTTGCGGTCAGTAGCCGATGGCCAGCTGGCCATCGCCGAAATACCAACCGGCATGGTGGAGGGTGACGCCCCCATCCTGGCGCTTACCGCCCAGCCTTTCATTTCCACCAATAATTTCGAACAGCGGCTGCTTTACCAACTGGCCAAACCAATTTATAAGAAAACCTTGAAAAAGTTTCACCAGATGACTTTATACACCTCGGTCTGGCCTTTTTCCGGCATTTACACCCAGCGGCCGATACATTCGGTGGCCGATCTCAAAGGGTTGAAGATGCGGGTGTATGACGGCACCGGCCTGGCGTTTGGAAAACTGACCGAGATTGCCGCCCGCAAAATGCCGTTCAGCGAAGTATACCCGGCGATGAAAGCCGGTCTTCTGGACTCCATGTATACCTCATCGGTTTCCGGGGTTGACGCTAAATCCTGGGAAGTCTTGAAATATTTTACCCGTATCAACATTCTCGGGCCGGTCAACATGGTGAATGTCAACCTGGAGGCCTGGAATAAGCTGCCGGCGAAAACCCGGGAACAGGTCCAGGAAGTTGCCGACCAGATGGAAGATGAAATGTGGAACCTGGCCGGTGATATGGACAGGACCAGTTTGGCAACCTTGAAGAAAAACGGTATGCAGATCCTGGAAGTGGATAAAAAGTTCCGGACCGAACTTAACGCCGTCGGCCAACAGCTGCGCAGCGCCTGGTTTAAAAAAGCCGGAGCCGACGCGGAGGCTGTTCTGCAGCAATACAATCAAATAACCGGCCGTTGATCTTGATGGCATGGAGACAGATTTCAAATCTGTCCCCATTTCACCCCCCCCCTCATTCATCATTGAGGATATGAAACAATGCCTCGCATTCTGCATATAATCGATACGCTTAATGACTGGCTGGCCAGGGGATCGGCAGTCATTTTAGGTTTGATGACCATCCTCATCCTGGTGGAAATCGGCCTCTGGAATACCCTGGAAGTAACCACCCTGGTAGCCGATGAATATTCGGCTTACGGACTGGCGGCAATCATATTCTTAGGCGCCGGATATACCTTGAAGGAAAAAGGACATATTCGCATCACCCTGGTTTTAAATTTACTTCCCAACCGATTTGCGGCCCTGATCACCGCCCTGGCAACCAGCGTCACGACATTCTTTATCGGTTATCTGGTCTGGCAACTTTATCGGATGACCGTTTCAACCCATCATTATGGCTCCACCTCGGGAACCCTGACGGCAACGCCACTCTGGATTCCCCAGACGATTGTGGTCATCGGGGCTGTGATCTTTACCCTGCAGATAGCAGCTGAAAGCCTGAGGGCCTGGCAGCAATTTATCACTCCTCAAGCAGACAAAAGCAATCCTTAGAAAGCGAAGGAATCGTTTTGGATGCCCATACCATAACCATGTGCCTGGTGGTTTTCGGAATTCTGGTGTTAACCTTAAGCTCCGGTATTCATATCGGCTTCAGTCTTTTCATTGTTGGCTATTGCAGTATGGCGCTTTTCTCCCCTTTGCCGCCCGGTGGCAACCTGTCATCTTCCATCTGGGCGACCGTTAACAAATGGGAGCTTGTGGCCCTGCCGCTCTTCATTCTGATGGGAGAAATCCTTTTTCATTCAGGAATCTCTGAAAGTCTTTTCAAGGGCCTGGTTCCCTGGCTCTACCGCCTGCCCGGCGGCCTGCTGCTGATGAATATCGTCGCCTGCACCTTTTTTGCCGCCGTTTCAGGCTCCAGCGCCGCCACCACTGCCACCGTCGGCCGCATCACCCTGGCCGAGTTTGACAAACTGGGCTATGATCAGCGGCTGGCAATCGGCTCCCTGGCCGGGGCCGGCACCCTGGGATTTCTCATTCCCCCAAGCCTGATCATGATTGTTTATGCCATCCTGGCTGAGGTTTCCATCGGCAAAATGTTTATCGCCGGCATCCTGCCGGGTTTTCTCCTTGCCGGCAACTATATCTCCTATATAATTTATCGTGGCATCCGGAACCCCGCCATCGCCCCGGCAATGCAGGAATCATACAGCTGGGCGGAACGATTCAAAGCCATCAAAGACCTGTTACCGGTCATCATCCTCATTCTCATGGTTCTGGGCAGCATTTATGCCGGCGTCGCCACCCCGACCGAAGCCGCGGCTCTGGGGGTCCTGGGCGCAACTCTTTTTGCCCTTATCAATCGGCGGCTTAATCTCGGCGGTTTGCTTATTTGTCTGCAAGCCGCCGTCAAAACCACCTGCATGATCTGCCTGATCGTCATGGGGGCCAGTTATCTCTCCCGGGTCATGGGTTTTTTAGGCATCCCATCAGCCATCACCAGGGCCATAGTCAGCCTCAACCTTTCCCCCTATCTCCTCATGCTGATGTTGGGAATGGTTTATATTGTCCTGGGCTGCATCCTGGACGGCTTTTCCATTGTCGTCATGACCCTGCCCATCGCCCTGCCCATGGTCACCGCCGCCGGTTTCGACCCCTTGTGGTTCGGCATCTACCTGATCCTGATGGTTGAGTTGAGCCAGATTACCCCGCCGGTTGGCTTCAACCTTTTTGTCATCCAGGGCCTTACCGGGAAATCCATTGGTGACATTGCCATCTATGCGTTGCCCTTTTTCATTCTCATGCTGTTAACCACGGCCATCATTACAATTTTCCCCCAGATAGCCCTCTACCTGCCCCAGCTGATGAGTGGCGGATGAATGGAACAACTATGAATAAAGTAGATAAGTTTCGTTTTGCCATCGATCGCGGTGGAACTTTTACTGATATCTATGCCGAAGTCCCGGGTAAACCGGGAGTCATGGTCTTAAAACTTCTTTCTGAAGACCCTCGCAATTATCCCGATGCCCCCCGTGAGGGCATCCGGCGGATCATCTCCCAGGTAACGGGACGAAATTTATCGGTAGAAGAACTGCCGACAGAAAATATTGAATGGATTCGCATGGGCACCACCGTGGCCACCAACGCCCTGCTGGAACGACAGGGCGCCCGCTGTGCCCTGCTGGTTACCAGGGGCTTTCGTGATATCCTCAAGATCGGCAACCAGGATCGACCTCATCTTTTCGACCTGGAAATCAAAAAACCGGAACTGCTGTATGAAGAGGTTATTGAAGTCGATGAACGGCTGCGTCTTTTAGACGCCGAGGAAGAACCGCCCGACACAACGGTGGTTCAGGGAATTACCGGGGAACGGCTGGCCATGTTACAGGAGCCTGACCTGAAATCACTGAAAAAACAACTTGCCACCCTGAAAGAAAAGGGCATCAACAGCCTGGCGGTGGTATTCATGCACTCCTACGCCTGGCCGGAACATGAACTGATGGTTGGTCGGCTGGCCCGGGAAATGGGCTTTGGCCAGATATCCCTTTCCTCCCGGATAATGCCGATGGTCAAAATTGTCCCCCGGGGCGATACCGCCATGGTGGATGCCTATCTGACCCCGCATATCCGCAGCTATCTGGAAAGTTTCCGCCACAAATTCAAAGAAAATCTGAAAAGTTGCAACCTGCAGTTCATGCGCTCGGACGGCGGTCTCACTCCGGCAGATGATTTTACCGGCAGCCGGGCCATTCTCTCCGGACCGGCCGGTGGCGTGGTTGGTTATGCCATGACCACTAATGCCTACAGTCATGGTCAGCCGGTTATCGGTTTTGACATGGGTGGAACATCCACCGATGTCTCCCGCTACGGCGGCGGGTACGAGCTGGTCCACGAATCAGAAACGGCGGGCGTCCGCATCCAGGCGCCGCAGCTGCACATAAAAACCGTGGCCGCCGGCGGCGGCTCGCGCCTTTTCTACCTCAACGGCATGTTCAAAGTCGGCCCCGAATCAGCCGGCGCCCATCCGGGACCGATATGCTACCGGAAAAACGGCTACCTGGCAATCACCGATGCCAACCTGGTGCTGGGACGGCTGCAGCCTGACAACTTTCCCCATATTTTCGGTCCTGATGAAAATCAACCCCTTGATCTGGAAGCTGCCAGGCAGGCTTTCGCCGATTTAACCAATGAAATAAATGATGATCTTGCCCGGCAGAGACGACAACCCATGACTATCGAAGAAGTTGCCTGCGGTTTCATCCAGGTGGCCAACGAAGTTATGGTCCGACCGATTCGTGAAATTTCGGTCTTACGTGGCTATGACATCAAAGAACATATCCTGGCCACCTTCGGTGGTGCCGGTCCCCAGCACGCGGTAGCCATCGCCAGGGCCCTGGGAATCAAAAAGATTTTCATCCACCGCTATGCCGGCATATTGTCAGCCTATGGCATGGGACTGGCAGATGTGGTCATTGAGCGTCAACGCCCGGCGGCAGTAATCTACGAACCAGGAACCCGGCAGGAGCTGGAAGCCGGCCTTGAAGAACTGTCATTACAGGCCATAACAGAACTGCAAACACAAGGTTTCAACCGGGAAAACATCTCGACAATATCCTATCTCAACCTGCGTTACCAGGGAACCGATACGGCCCTGATGATGGCAACCCCCGATGACGGTGACTATGATCAGGCCCTGGCCGCCACCTACCGGCGGGAATTCGGTTTTAATCTCGAACAGCGGGACATCATCGTTGATGATCTACGGGTCAGGGCAGTGGGCAAAGGATCAAGAATCAAACAATTACCCCTGCCACCGGCAGACGGGAAAAAACCCCGGCCAATACAGCAGACAAGATGCTATTTCACCGGTGGCTGGCAGGAAACCCCGGTATACCAGCTGGAGAAACTGGGACCAGGCCAGTCAATCAAGGGACCGGCTCTGATCATACACGATACCGCCACCATTCTGGTGGAACCGCAATCAAGCATAAAAATCACCACATTCGGCGATCTGGAAATCACCCTTGAGCAGCAGCTGGAAATCAGAGAGGTGGCAACCACAGCCGATCCCATTCAGTTATCTATTTTCAGCAATCTTTTCATGTCCATCGCCGAGCAGATGGGCCGCACCCTGCAGAAAACCGCCATTTCCACCAACATCAAGGAACGACTGGATTTTTCCTGTGCCCTTTTCGGACCCGGCGGTGAACTGGTAGCCAACGCTCCACACCTGCCGGTCCATCTGGGAGCCATGAGCGAAGCAGTAAAGGCCCAGATCCGCCTGCAGAACAACCATTTCAAAGCAGGAGAAGTCCTGGTTTCCAATCATCCGGCCGCCGGTGGCAGCCACCTGCCGGACATTACCGTCATCACCCCGGTCCTCGATAAAGGAGAACCCATTTTCTTCGTCGCCAGCCGCGGTCACCATGCCGACATCGGCGGTATCTCGCCCGGTTCCATGCCGCCCTTCTCCCGGCGTCTGGAGGAAGAAGGCGCCTGCATCATGTCATTTAAACTGGTAAACAACGGCATCTTTCAGCAGGGAGGGATAACGGCATTGCTCCGGGAACCGGGTAATCTACCTCAAGATGAAGGCAAAGCAGCCATCAGCGGCACCCGAACGCTGGCTGACAATATTTCGGATTTGAAGGCCCAGGTGGCCGCCAATCAAAAAGGTATTGAGCTGATCAGGGAAATGATTGACCGCTATTCCCTTGAGGTGGTCCAGGCTTATATGCAGCATGTTCAGCACAGTGCCGAGGTGGCAGTGCGCCGGAGCCTGAAACAACTGGCTGACAAGTATGCCGATGATAATGACCAGGCAGTTGTTATTCGAGCGGAAGATTATATGGATGATGGTTCCAGGATAACTCTGTGTTTAACCATCAATCACCGGGACGGCAGTGCCGTTTTTGATTTCAGCGGTACGGAAATCCAGGTCTGGGGAAACACCAACGCCCCCCTGGCGGTCACTAAATCAGCGATTCTTTACTCCCTGCGCTGCCTGATCAAGGAAGATCTGCCGTTAAATTATGGCTGTTTGATTCCCATAACGGTGATTGTTGAACCAGGATCGCTGCTGGATCCGGACCCGGAAGCCGCCGTAGTGGGCGGAAATGTATTAACCTCACAACGGGTGGTGGATGTTATTCTCAAAGCCTTCGGGGTGGCGGCTGCCTCCCAGGGCTGCATGAACAACCTGACTTTCGGCAACCGTGATTTCGGGTATTATGAAACCATCGGCGGTGGTGCCGGTGCCGGGCCTCACTGGCATGGCCAATCCGGAATCCACACCCACATGACCAATACCAGAATTACCGATCCGGAAATTCTTGAGCGCCGCTATCCGGTTTTGCTA is a genomic window of Pseudomonadota bacterium containing:
- a CDS encoding TetR/AcrR family transcriptional regulator, coding for MKEKRTARRQEYKDRQRQEIMAAALELFSARGYHQVSMQDIAHGAEFAVGTLYKFFNNKEELYRAIILDLSEKFSAALAHALTQGEDEYERLVNYLKIGGEIFMANTQAVSLYFVETRGARFNLRVGLDEEVMSQYDQILEWLSKVFASGIENGIFRSLDPDYLARSLDSLACTFLFAWLDDSQKYPYEKSLKMIDEMFFHNILVADYVKS
- a CDS encoding efflux RND transporter permease subunit, which encodes MKLPQFSVRQPVAITMLFAAILIIGMFSLLRINLDIFPDITPPVVSILTTWPGASASDVETEVSKEIEDEVNVVSNLDTMTSKSLDNLSVVVCKFDWGTSLDVATNDIRDKLELAKRDLPDDIEPPMLYKFSSATAPIMFLTISAEQNLPRLYRLVDKGIADELRRVPGVGAIQLYGGRRRRINVYFDLAKIEGYHLSLAAVNRVLASENLNIPSGNIKSGSREYFLRVPGRYRNMEEIRATVIGYFRGLPVYLRDVATVEDAFKPMKLNGWGDGKQAIVLLLQKQTGKNTVEVSRMVKEKLDRIRPGLPADVKINIVLDNAEDIISSIRNLRLSLYWGIVLVILVTLVFLRRFRASLIIALAIPGSLVISFIFLYLFGYTINLVSLMSLAIAAGMVVDNGVVVLENIIRHREQGESLAAAAVSGAGEMGLAITASTMTTVVVFVPLMFLTGLAGIMFKQLGFVIVITLLASLFTALSLTPMLASRWIRRDSKNCGRGRMAVFYRWSEKGFQSLEDGYGGLLGWSLSHRKTVFLLAVAVFVSSLSLIPFLSTSFLPAVDSGAMSIDLRLAEGTRIEETSRIVASILKDVNTIVKPGEFRHSYAFNGQTETGKGVALGFDEGANVGQVGVKLVDRDQRQRSVKEVAMLIRRRIEQIPGITKLKVTVRDPVTAILMGNKKPISLEVQGSEMDQVMDFARRLQAKFRDLPGLVDVAISQKDPRPELWLKIDREKAASLGLRVSLIAGQLRNYFYGFEASQYRDAGDSFDIFTRLRSKDKNNLETLLNVPLTAVDGRIIKMRNVVRVEEGSGPIEIERKNRQKIVRVEADLYQRSLGEATGDMKRTLARMDIPLGITTSFGGDVEEQGKAFRDLSMLLVLGILLVYMVMASLFGNFRDPLIVMFSVPFAFTGVLYAFYLTGTTLGIISFMGIVMLMGIVVNNAIVLLDYIHQLRNRGEVLFAAVTDAGRSRLRPVLMTTLTTFFGMLPMAVSNNVGAETWNPLGITMLGGLTISTLVTLVLVPTIYYQLERKN
- a CDS encoding TRAP transporter small permease yields the protein MPRILHIIDTLNDWLARGSAVILGLMTILILVEIGLWNTLEVTTLVADEYSAYGLAAIIFLGAGYTLKEKGHIRITLVLNLLPNRFAALITALATSVTTFFIGYLVWQLYRMTVSTHHYGSTSGTLTATPLWIPQTIVVIGAVIFTLQIAAESLRAWQQFITPQADKSNP
- a CDS encoding TRAP transporter substrate-binding protein, coding for MKRMLVWGIALLLLVIAPLHEAAAKTVWHMHLNYPAGNFHSQGAQRFADRVKAATGGELEIVLHPGASLGFKGPELLRSVADGQLAIAEIPTGMVEGDAPILALTAQPFISTNNFEQRLLYQLAKPIYKKTLKKFHQMTLYTSVWPFSGIYTQRPIHSVADLKGLKMRVYDGTGLAFGKLTEIAARKMPFSEVYPAMKAGLLDSMYTSSVSGVDAKSWEVLKYFTRINILGPVNMVNVNLEAWNKLPAKTREQVQEVADQMEDEMWNLAGDMDRTSLATLKKNGMQILEVDKKFRTELNAVGQQLRSAWFKKAGADAEAVLQQYNQITGR
- a CDS encoding efflux RND transporter periplasmic adaptor subunit encodes the protein MAEQKTGKGRLVSWIVILIAVGFLALAFYNYRRSQREKTTAVKTVTPVPVAVVKVEETQMERLLETSGDLRSRVDVYVFPKIAGRVIEKIMVDKGDRVEKGQLLIVLDASLVKARFERSIAAMDAARSRLELLQKDRQRLEFLFAHKAAPRQQLDRISAQYKTAAAALKEAKAAHREIQVMLDDHSIKAEIDGVVADRFFDPGNLSDTKKPILRLADESLMKIELAAPETDFSRLRLGMRAEFKVAAYPQKLFHASLVKMNPVFDPTTRTVKLELQAANDGYLLRSGMYAQVKLYLGRQNVLAIPREALNRLPGSGSYYVFIIENDRASHRNIKVGLRQGELVAVVDGLHPGELVVVKGQNRLQDAMPVHLVNGQTRPKEQQQ
- a CDS encoding TolC family protein; this translates as MRIKYVLCLALLISGLTGWLVLPAVAAERTSAVQRTATFNLEQVIDRVLANNPLISAALERNYQAEAGERSARADLFPKLSSSYSYYRLHNQPYGFFGPAGKIMIGDDDDYTWNITAVQPLFTGLALTTRRKIAELEISGRELEKEQLILELIKKTKVAYARILLARRQLEVANKEVKNLVAHVRDAEYLYAQGIIAYNDLLQSQVALSQARQRLVQVESEVDLAGAALNVLMNQDISAAIEIVEPDIKPAVNENLPALCAQAMARRPVLRFLQVAFEQAELAITLARSQYYPKVSLVGRYEQNGKNITASENDYRNSDTAAIGVQADWTFFEWGKTSAEVRQRLHEREALKHRIENMSNTVRLEVKMAFNRLRVAAKNVKTAVGAVEQARENYRIANLQYQQQVATSTLVLDASTFLSQAENSYYGALYGFMISRAELEQAVGERANIEIKGMADSAKEADNG
- a CDS encoding GntR family transcriptional regulator, with product MEMNQSSAGNSLADIAYGHLYRHIISLDYPPGTGLEEKKLMEELKLGRTPIREALLRLAAERLLTAIPGKGFVVRQLTLQATRAVFTALKVLELGIAEIAVQQRTDRHLETLKAANQRVKKAVEQRVVLALVESNHDFHMAYAACTDNEYLTRSLHEIRAEGNRLAYLSYRNRIDPLTTLAQHYENVISQHDEIIKALENRNAVQLQEVIYEHIQIFRKRIIDYMTAE